The sequence below is a genomic window from Uranotaenia lowii strain MFRU-FL chromosome 2, ASM2978415v1, whole genome shotgun sequence.
ACATGAGCTTTTATCATAGCCGATTTCCACTCGGTCACTGAATGTGGGTGTATCAGTTCGTTTTCATGCAGCATGCACGCACGCACAACCATTTACTGAACTAGGTTAAAGCAAGAATAAACACAAccataattttatcaaatttccaCAATCATGAGTCTTCTTTGGGCTGCCAGCTGATTTAAGGCTAGTCGATTTTAACCTGCAACTACTAGATTGATCGTTGTTtgggaacaaatttaaaacttcttcCTAAGTTAAGAAAATAgagcccaagtaacaattttagtttaaataccATCCGCAACGGCGCAAAGAAATTTTGctataaagaaattttaaattttgtaagctGCGTTGAAACATCTTCAAAGCACTTCTTCTACCTACTGTAAAAAGACCCTCCAAAGGTTTCCTAACCGATGTGTTTAGAAATGCAGATACTAgataacatttttctttttcaggatATCTAAATTGTTGTGAGATTAAATTGTTCTCGAAATTGCCTAGCTTTAAAGTATTTAGCATAGACAAACAGTAACTTACTAAAATCGCTATTCTTCGACATCTCTCTTCCAGATCGCTTTCTGTGGTATCTAATCAAGGGTATCGTCTGTTTTCCCTATCATCCGTTGATCGAGTCGACGAAATCTTCTGTAGCCATGACGAGGATACAAAAATCGCCGAGCGGCTGTTTAGTAGCAGCTTGGTCGCGGTCGTTACCGCAAGTGAGCCGCACAAACTTAAGGTTAGTTCCAGGAAAAAGTTCCCGTAGAAGAAACGTTCCAAATGTTCTATCATTCTCTTGCAGGTGTGTCACTTTAAGAAAGGGACGGAGATCTGCAACTACAGCTACCCGTCCGAGATCTTGTCGGTGAAGCTGAACCGATCGAGGCTGGTCGTATGCCTAGTGGACAGTATTTATATTCATAATATCCGTGATATGAGACTGCTACATTCCATCAAGAACATGTCGAACAATCCGGCCGGTTTGTGTACGCTGTCGCTTTCGTCGCACCTGGCGTACCCGATCTCGGAGACCGCCGGAGAGCTGCAGGTCTTCGACGCCGGCAATCTGACGTCCCGGTTGAAGATCAAGGCCCACGATTCGCCCCTGTCGGCGATGAACTTCTCCTTCAATGGGACCCTACTGGCGACGGCCTCGGAAAAGGGCACCGTCATCCGGGTGTTCTGCGTCAAGAATGGCCAGAAAGTGCACGAGTTCCGACGGGGTTTGAAGCGCCACGTTAGCATTGGATCGCTGAACTTCAGCATCTGTGCGAGCTACGTGGTTGCCAGCTCCAATACGGAAACCGTACATATCTTCAGGATCGATCCGAAATCGATCGAACAAGCCGAGCGCCGGAATTGCATCGAAAACGGGGCAGTTTCCGGTGGCACCAACAACAATGACGGAGAGACGGCACCTGGTGCCGGAACCGACGAAGGTCAGGAGGCTGGCGGTTGGGGCATGAGCTTCATCGCTAAGGCCGTGACCGCGTACTTCCCGACCAATGTGGTTACGGATGTATTCTCGCAGGATCGAGCTTACGCCACGGTTCAGCTGGCCGAGGCTGGACTCCGTTACGAGTGTGTGATTGCCAAGGTCGAGAAGGAGACCCGGCTGCTGCTGGCCTGTGAGGATGGTTTCCTGTACATCTACGGGTTCGACGATTCCAAGGGCGGCGATTGCAAGCTGATTCGGGCGCACGATTTGCGCCTACCATTGTTCGGAATCACCGGTAAGTTATGAACAGAAATTAATTGAGTTAGCAAATAcaagagtgccccaaatgatccgacttttgaaaaagttatgagctGCAAGCTAAAAtttatcctaggcctagtacaagatttcatgtcaaatttgggcaAAATCGGAGAACGGGAAGGTGTCGCTCAACGagtctgaaatttgtatgggattttgagacattttgttcgggagaaaaatggaaaaccagtttttcatcaaaagctTTGGTTTCCTCtggtcgatttcttttgaatacggtttttctGAAAGCTAAAATTATGAccaatatttcatccgaagtcTGCATTTCGATTGGGGTTCAGATAAAGAAGTTATAAGACTTCAAAATGTGATAACTTTTTCAAGTGTGGTATTCATGACTGTTGATGATGCGTCAATATATTCTACATTactaacagtgatgaataccaccctgaaaaaagttatcccatttttgaaaacttataacttttttttatcctaacTCTTATTGAAATgctgtcttcggatgaaatatgtGTCATTATTTaagctttaataaaaattgtattcaaaggaaatcggatgaagggaaccaaagttattgatgaaaaactttttttcatgtttctcccgaacaaaatgtctcacaATCTCATGCAAACTCCAGGctcattgagcgaccccttcccatgATCCGATCCGGCCCAAATTTGGCAGGAGATTTTGTACTAGGCCTGAGATCAGTTTTAGATTGCGGCGCataacattagactgagtcgatttgaggtcatttttgaatttctcaaaccctggggccttAAAAGcctcgtcttggtccaaaactcatccatgattttttgtagaatttttaagtaacgtttacataagtaaatttgaatttttaggtttgtatgggaacattgaatattttgtactgaataatcaacatcatttttgtttcttctgtggaaccgagccaactaatggtttttgtgccaatttattaattttcttaaggaaattttccgctgaacaactttgtcgaagaccttaacttcgtatcttattaaacAATAAAGTTATTAGGTTTTGACTGgggatatgtcttttcgcattgataaacaataaattcaattgacatccctgcagggtgccttcgcgaggctcaagcagcgatgtcaatttaatttattgtttgtcACTGCGAAAAAatatacctctgttaaacagctactAACTTTTTAGCCTaatagatacgaagttacggtcttcaacaaagttattctgcgtaaaatttcctttaagaattttataaataggcacaaaaactgtcagctctCACGGTTCcatagaaaaaacaaaaatgatgttgatttttcagtacaaaatatttttccatacaaacctaaaagttcaattttactcatgtaaacgttacttaaaaattctacaaataatcatggataagttttggaccaagacaaagcgtttaagaccccagggtttgagaaattcaaaaatgatcccaaatccaCACAGTCTAGCATAACATattacaggttttaaatttcccatacaaatttggggcagtctgaATACCCACTCACGtgctataaaaaaattattttccgtcTCTAGCATATACATATTATAGGTAGGGCGGTAAAAAAAGGATAATTTCCCGGGTCTTAACTTTAGGGCTAACAATTTCGATCAGGAAGCTAGTCCCATAATAATAATCGGTTCGAATAGGTTCACTTAAAAGGTCCTTTTTtccttggtattttttttaaatcaaaaacaaatttataatcaGAAGAATCAGAAACAATCTAGGGTGACCACCGAACCGGAAAacccgggaattgaaaattgaaccgggaaaaccgggaattcagacccaaaaccgggaaaattaacaaaagaaaataaaatttcagttttgtttccaagatcagggattcaacctaaaattcaaaattcagaattgtcATTTTAATTTCTATGCATAAtacaaaaggtaaaaaaatgtgTGGTAATAAAATCATAagttgtgaaatttaaaaactaaacgGATCCCTCATCAATTAACTTTgcattgaaaaatcaatttccacCGGAACCCAGAACTCAAAACTGTCTTGAAGAATGAGATATGAAATTCTAAAAGTCACTTAAAATTGGTTCAAGTATCGCATGTCGATACAATCATTATAAAAACCATCAATCATTTTAAAACAAGtgaattaaagttaaatttagaATTCGTAACTCTCTGTTGTAAACTTGGAAATGTAAAAGAGactaatattataatttttcagtgATATAGAGTTCAATTAAAGAGTTAAAAACaatacagaaattaaaaatttatctatAAATCATTTTAACGGTGTATTTTTTGTAgcataatacaaaaaattcgaCATCTCTTAAAATTTGAGTAAACAATCTCCTATAAAATACCctgtttgggaaaaaaaaacatcagtgaactattttttaaagttgatttttttaatttaatattcttGATACAAATCAGTGGTCATAATTTATccagaaaacttcaaattacacttttagaagctataaaaaaaattttacctaATTCGtgacaaaacataaaaaaaattcaaaacttttgagtaaaaatttaattggGACGGTCTTGAAACACTGTAAAGAATTGGAATGGACTTTCTTTACTCTTACTAGCTCTTTTTACTTTTACTTAGTGTTTTCAGACACAATgcttaaaatactttaaaactgTTACAATTATTCAACATTGCATGGTGCCTCCCccaaaatatacatatttttgttttgagtgaAGTACTTTAGGAACATATTATAGTATTTTATTGCTAAAAAGAGGTTTATTTTAGCAAACATAcacaataataaaattattgcaTTAGAGTTTATTgtttttacttcttttttttttggtcgataACACAAGgctacaaaattcacattttttcgtgGTGCCAAAGGTTTAAGCACAGATGAATTTAAGTGGtaatttaaacttatttgaaGGCGCTAAATCCAAAtatgctatttgtttttttatttcaatcagctccaatttttaaaattcagagaataacttttggaaaaaaaaaattaaatgtctgtTAAGGTAAACCAGGGCAAGTGCAAATATTCAACTTCTCtctgttaataaaaaaaaatcacccagaAATTGTTGATtaggcccaaataaacaatctgacatagataaacataactttatttaaagttttcactAAAACGCTGCACTGTTTGATTACACatgaattcaagtacgtacaaGACATTagaagtgtgtttttgtttcgcATATTTTGtctacaaaaaagggcattcaaatccgatttGAATTCTAAGTTGAACGGTGAGTGTTTGAGATTGCTGTTCAAGTGATAGCAGAcaatttaagataaattttcagtataccCTGAAAGTTGTTCACTCTTGTCAATTCACTCTTGTCATCTTGTCatcctaagattttttttttggttacccaggtggtaaattcgaagaaggaattttacgaattgGTCCCAATTCACGTCGAGTGCCGTGTCTACATAGGATCAATGGGTCAACTCGTTATATACTCATCCGTATATACAAGTTATGCTCTTGTCGTGCCgagcataataaaaaaaaaaactttattattacttttgttacacttttcactttttaactttattcaCTTGATCCTAAACTAAGACTGAAGAGCAAAGCTGATTCCCTGATTGTTTTATTAAACTATAATTAACGAGTCAGCAATAACCATCATCGCGTCGGTCACCGTTCGAGTCGTCCACGTCGTCCAGGTTGTCCCCTGCGCGGTTGCGCGTGTGTCACCTGATACCATACCATCGTTCACCTGTCTGGCTCGTGGCGCTATTCCATTCTGTTTCACACGTACCCGGTGGGAAATGTTCTACGTCACAGGTAGCCGGTGGGAAATGTTATAACGTACATatgccctaaactccacctggggcgtcAGACTATTTCCCAAACCGGTACCTGCCCCAAGGCAGTACTTCGGTAGGGGATGTCTAATTCACGCATAGCGCTACTTTCGCAACACTCGCCAAGAAGtccatatttaaattaaatatcatcctgaCCGCCCAAGATCATCTTCACGTTGTGGTCCCATCGGCTACGCTGATTGTTTTGCGTAGTTCATTTCATAGCTTCGGACTCTTTCAGCTTTGTAAAGTTAACCTACGTTATCCTACGTCAATCGCAATTTTCGTCAGTCTTCAACTCCTTTGCAAAGCAGTCATTATCCGGGCGAGCCCATCACTGACTGCCTGCCATGTGTtgatgtcatcacacatcttctgcaacatgttgtccgctgtcgtttctggtccgcaggctgcgaatatgttggcacgttcctcttcaaatcttggacaatagaataccacgtgttcgggtgtctcgtccacgtcaccgcatgttaggcagaccggcgaggccgcatgtccgaacctgtggtgatacttcatgaagcTCCATggccagtcaggaattgcgtcatgtagaaatccacttcgccatgctttctctccatccactctttgatgtttgggatcaaacgatgggtccaccttcctctttccgagctgtcccacagctgctgccagttgg
It includes:
- the LOC129745765 gene encoding WD repeat domain phosphoinositide-interacting protein 2-like isoform X1; this translates as MSDTNQKCFGKTGGFSISFNQDYTSLSVVSNQGYRLFSLSSVDRVDEIFCSHDEDTKIAERLFSSSLVAVVTASEPHKLKVCHFKKGTEICNYSYPSEILSVKLNRSRLVVCLVDSIYIHNIRDMRLLHSIKNMSNNPAGLCTLSLSSHLAYPISETAGELQVFDAGNLTSRLKIKAHDSPLSAMNFSFNGTLLATASEKGTVIRVFCVKNGQKVHEFRRGLKRHVSIGSLNFSICASYVVASSNTETVHIFRIDPKSIEQAERRNCIENGAVSGGTNNNDGETAPGAGTDEGQEAGGWGMSFIAKAVTAYFPTNVVTDVFSQDRAYATVQLAEAGLRYECVIAKVEKETRLLLACEDGFLYIYGFDDSKGGDCKLIRAHDLRLPLFGITEVDIGGNENDTSILNVQMTASMLPARGTYAGVLKGRPGDKMSADSDRCRDLCEAVEYPIKNSIPLFDEIQFPPVTPITVE
- the LOC129745765 gene encoding WD repeat domain phosphoinositide-interacting protein 2-like isoform X2; its protein translation is MSDTNQKCFGKTGGFSISFNQDYTSLSVVSNQGYRLFSLSSVDRVDEIFCSHDEDTKIAERLFSSSLVAVVTASEPHKLKVCHFKKGTEICNYSYPSEILSVKLNRSRLVVCLVDSIYIHNIRDMRLLHSIKNMSNNPAGLCTLSLSSHLAYPISETAGELQVFDAGNLTSRLKIKAHDSPLSAMNFSFNGTLLATASEKGTVIRVFCVKNGQKVHEFRRGLKRHVSIGSLNFSICASYVVASSNTETVHIFRIDPKSIEQAERRNCIENGAVSGGTNNNDGETAPGAGTDEGQEAGGWGMSFIAKAVTAYFPTNVVTDVFSQDRAYATVQLAEAGLRYECVIAKVEKETRLLLACEDGFLYIYGFDDSKGGDCKLIRAHDLRLPLFGITEVDIGGNENDTSILNVQMTASMLPARGTYAGVLKGRPGDKMSDSDRCRDLCEAVEYPIKNSIPLFDEIQFPPVTPITVE